A region from the Bacteroidota bacterium genome encodes:
- a CDS encoding tetratricopeptide repeat protein, producing the protein MKKFTPLVALILMVCTASFVLTGCGDTRAGGMELPQGTASAIPFLKGRKAGLGSPDEVTNVATIYDKQKAAIQKDANNAEAYLALAELFMNEARITGEHPYYYPAALKMIDLIPNLAGCSEEIRFQAAYYKATVQLSQHEFQKALATGEEGRKIFPQNAGIHGVLIDANVELGNYDEAVRLSDIMVGIRPDLRSYSRISYLREIHGDPEGAIEAMKMAVDAAMPGYEQSAWCRLTLAKLYENYGKLDDAKMHYTIILEERPEYPFAYSGLASIAMKQGNTAEAGKLLDKAIALIPEVGFYEQKADLMLQLGNEAEAKAIGEEVMVMMAEDEESGHLVDLELAMAKLHLQNDAQAAQVYAEKAFAVRPENIDVNAALAEIHYALGDFAKAQGYMKVALRTGSKDPAKNCVAGLIEVAAGNKAAGLAQIKQALSTDPYLDHPLAEKAKSML; encoded by the coding sequence ATGAAAAAGTTCACTCCCCTCGTAGCATTGATTTTGATGGTATGCACCGCCTCGTTTGTACTCACAGGCTGCGGCGATACACGTGCAGGTGGCATGGAACTGCCGCAAGGAACTGCATCGGCAATCCCTTTCCTCAAAGGCCGCAAGGCAGGTCTTGGTAGCCCCGACGAAGTAACGAATGTCGCGACGATCTACGACAAGCAGAAGGCCGCCATTCAAAAGGATGCCAACAATGCCGAGGCTTACCTGGCACTCGCGGAGCTGTTCATGAACGAAGCTCGCATTACGGGGGAACACCCTTATTATTATCCGGCAGCGCTGAAAATGATCGACCTCATCCCGAATCTTGCTGGATGCAGCGAGGAGATCCGTTTCCAGGCAGCCTACTACAAAGCAACCGTACAGTTGTCCCAACACGAATTCCAGAAGGCACTCGCCACAGGCGAGGAAGGCCGGAAGATTTTCCCGCAGAATGCAGGCATCCATGGTGTCCTGATCGACGCAAATGTGGAATTGGGAAATTATGACGAAGCCGTGCGCCTCTCCGACATCATGGTGGGCATCCGTCCCGATTTGCGCTCCTATTCCAGGATCAGCTACCTCCGTGAGATTCACGGCGATCCCGAAGGTGCGATCGAAGCCATGAAAATGGCGGTCGATGCCGCTATGCCGGGCTATGAGCAGTCTGCTTGGTGCCGACTGACCCTCGCGAAACTTTATGAAAATTACGGCAAGCTCGACGATGCCAAGATGCACTACACGATCATCCTGGAAGAGCGCCCCGAATATCCATTTGCCTACAGCGGACTGGCTTCCATTGCCATGAAGCAAGGCAATACCGCCGAGGCGGGAAAACTGCTCGACAAGGCGATTGCATTGATTCCCGAGGTGGGATTCTATGAGCAAAAAGCCGATCTGATGCTGCAACTGGGCAATGAGGCCGAAGCCAAGGCCATCGGCGAAGAAGTGATGGTGATGATGGCCGAGGACGAGGAAAGCGGCCACTTGGTCGATTTGGAATTGGCCATGGCCAAGTTGCATTTGCAAAATGATGCGCAGGCGGCACAGGTTTATGCAGAAAAGGCCTTCGCTGTACGCCCCGAAAACATTGACGTGAATGCAGCCCTTGCAGAGATCCACTATGCCTTGGGAGATTTTGCCAAGGCACAGGGATACATGAAAGTCGCCCTGCGCACGGGGTCCAAGGATCCTGCAAAAAATTGTGTCGCGGGTCTGATCGAGGTTGCCGCCGGCAACAAAGCCGCCGGTTTGGCGCAAATCAAGCAGGCGCTCTCGACTGACCCCTATTTGGATCATCCGTTGGCAGAAAAGGCCAAATCGATGCTATAA
- a CDS encoding metallophosphoesterase, translating to MIFLGGFLAILIGIEFYVYFALKATFRTGWAMKAARIGYFVSLGIEIAAIVTIFTIFSGGYSRANFWVNLLMGLGFVFIISKLMLSVFFLIDDIARLFQWLFKKGAAAVATEPDPVVMPSRRKFMGQLGLVIVGIPFAGALYGMLKGKYDFTLHKETLRFADLPEAFDGMRIVQISDIHAGTFDSIAGVQEGLDLIMAQKPDLILFTGDLVNNLATEAEDYIEMFARLSAPMGKFSVLGNHDYGHYYQFESQEAKVANHLAIRKQNERMGFQLLNNAHIRLEKDGQNIVLAGVENWGSPPFPQYGDLDIAFEGVEDSEFAVLMSHDPSHWDAQVRDHRKHVHLQLSGHTHGAQFGVEIPGVKWSPAQWRYKQWAGLYSDNQQHLYVNRGFGHIGFPGRVGIWPEVSLIELRKA from the coding sequence ATGATATTCTTGGGGGGTTTCCTCGCAATCCTCATCGGCATCGAGTTTTATGTCTATTTCGCGCTGAAAGCCACATTTCGCACGGGTTGGGCCATGAAAGCTGCGCGAATCGGCTATTTCGTTTCGCTCGGAATAGAAATCGCAGCCATCGTCACCATTTTTACGATTTTTTCCGGCGGTTACAGCCGCGCCAATTTTTGGGTGAATCTCTTGATGGGACTTGGCTTTGTCTTCATCATCAGCAAGTTGATGTTGTCGGTGTTTTTTCTGATCGACGACATCGCACGGCTGTTTCAATGGCTTTTTAAAAAGGGTGCGGCAGCAGTTGCCACCGAACCTGATCCGGTCGTGATGCCAAGCCGTCGCAAATTCATGGGCCAATTGGGCTTGGTGATTGTCGGAATTCCATTCGCGGGAGCCCTTTACGGCATGCTGAAAGGGAAATATGATTTCACCTTACACAAGGAGACTTTACGTTTTGCGGACTTGCCCGAAGCATTTGACGGCATGAGGATTGTGCAGATCTCCGACATCCACGCCGGAACCTTTGACAGCATCGCGGGCGTGCAAGAAGGATTGGATCTCATCATGGCACAAAAACCTGATTTGATCCTGTTTACAGGGGATTTGGTCAATAATTTGGCGACCGAGGCAGAAGATTACATTGAAATGTTTGCCCGACTGTCAGCGCCAATGGGCAAGTTTTCAGTCTTGGGCAACCACGACTACGGACATTATTATCAGTTTGAATCGCAGGAAGCCAAAGTTGCCAACCACCTTGCCATCCGCAAACAAAATGAGCGAATGGGCTTCCAATTGCTCAACAACGCCCATATCCGACTGGAAAAGGATGGCCAAAACATCGTTTTGGCTGGCGTGGAGAATTGGGGCAGTCCACCATTTCCGCAGTATGGCGATTTGGACATTGCCTTCGAAGGGGTTGAAGACTCCGAATTTGCAGTCCTCATGTCGCATGATCCCTCGCATTGGGATGCGCAGGTGCGCGACCACCGCAAGCATGTGCACCTGCAATTGAGCGGGCACACGCACGGCGCGCAGTTTGGTGTCGAGATTCCCGGCGTGAAATGGAGTCCCGCACAGTGGAGGTACAAACAATGGGCGGGACTCTACTCCGACAACCAACAGCATCTTTATGTCAACCGCGGATTTGGCCACATTGGCTTCCCGGGGCGTGTTGGTATTTGGCCGGAGGTGAGCCTTATCGAGTTGAGAAAAGCCTGA
- a CDS encoding DNA alkylation repair protein, with the protein MADTLKERFFVQSFWDELGKNLQLILPGFDGSAFQKTVCNADWERLELKQRIRRVAVCLRPFLPEAYPAAVAKLVQLAQHRLDHPRTGHGFAFLFLADFIEEFGLDHLEASIDAFPVITQVMSCEFAVRPFIIRYPKEMLAAMLTWAENPNVHIRRLASEGSRPRLPWGMALQFLKKDPAPSIPILEKLKSDPEEYVRRSVANHLNDISKDHPDVAINLAKAWIGQSKETDRLIKHALRGLLKAGNETALGLFGFVTLKNVAIQGLRCQPSVAIGGDWEFSFELVVGGTASQHLRLEFGIDYMKANGKANRKIFQMRESTFAPGTYAMAKRHSFLERTTRKHHIGLHAVAVLVNGVELGLAEFEVTGHI; encoded by the coding sequence ATGGCTGATACGCTCAAGGAACGCTTTTTTGTACAGTCCTTTTGGGACGAATTGGGAAAGAACCTGCAACTGATCCTGCCGGGATTTGATGGCAGCGCCTTTCAAAAAACCGTCTGCAATGCAGATTGGGAGCGCCTCGAACTGAAGCAACGCATCCGCCGCGTGGCGGTTTGCCTACGGCCTTTCTTGCCCGAGGCCTATCCCGCAGCAGTCGCAAAACTTGTGCAATTGGCGCAACACCGGCTCGACCACCCAAGGACCGGTCATGGATTTGCCTTCCTTTTCTTGGCGGATTTCATCGAAGAATTTGGTCTGGATCACCTTGAAGCCTCCATCGACGCATTTCCTGTGATCACCCAAGTGATGTCCTGCGAATTTGCGGTTCGGCCGTTTATCATTCGTTATCCCAAGGAGATGCTGGCCGCGATGCTCACGTGGGCAGAAAACCCCAATGTACACATCCGGCGGCTTGCGTCGGAGGGTTCCCGTCCGCGGCTGCCCTGGGGTATGGCCCTGCAATTCCTTAAAAAAGATCCGGCACCCAGCATTCCGATTCTGGAAAAACTCAAGTCCGATCCCGAGGAATACGTGCGCCGCTCTGTAGCCAACCACCTCAATGACATCTCCAAGGACCATCCGGATGTCGCGATCAACTTGGCCAAGGCCTGGATCGGTCAATCCAAGGAAACCGACCGCTTGATCAAACATGCCCTCCGAGGATTGCTCAAAGCGGGAAATGAGACTGCCTTGGGGCTTTTTGGATTCGTCACGTTGAAAAATGTGGCAATTCAAGGCTTGCGTTGCCAACCTAGCGTCGCCATCGGCGGGGATTGGGAATTTTCCTTCGAATTGGTGGTCGGCGGAACTGCATCTCAACACCTGCGGCTGGAATTCGGAATCGACTATATGAAAGCCAACGGGAAGGCTAACCGCAAGATTTTCCAAATGCGCGAGTCGACCTTTGCGCCGGGAACCTATGCCATGGCGAAACGGCATTCCTTTTTGGAGCGCACCACGCGCAAGCACCACATCGGACTGCATGCGGTTGCCGTTTTGGTGAATGGGGTGGAACTCGGATTGGCTGAATTTGAGGTTACGGGCCATATTTAG
- a CDS encoding T9SS type A sorting domain-containing protein: MKKIKNSLGTLMFFSVVLLMAVQTKACDRSGITLTAITPQPGGRYALDIRFCAGAGNNGSQSGADDNTSTFAFFLSSNANFVGQPSHIVSPQTGYTYEDTLFGGDSLLYFNRNELNDVANEPWACISSTCGPVQTVCYDITLITDGLPDSLWMRGLEAAGNILGGCFGPDMVVYPANGGCSIPLNEIVSHPLCQGSTGSIALSPSGGTAPYTYLWSNGATTSSISGLSPGTYGITVTDATGLCHKSTSIVVNAPIALALNLGANRTVYRGYSPRSCTTLSAVPSSGVGPFTYQWSNGATSSSVNVCPTATTNYFVTVTDACAATITDDVTVNVVDVRCGNNLNKVLLCHNGSTSCVTQSQVATHLNHGDLLGGCTNKAGQPEAILSPEVMELKLTAYPIPATNALHFRVNSPESGTMTLEVFDLKGKRIAIQTGITAEVGGVHELNLDVSQWTAGLYFARLCHSASGSQSLKFTVVD; encoded by the coding sequence ATGAAAAAGATCAAAAATTCTCTCGGAACACTCATGTTCTTTTCGGTCGTGCTGCTGATGGCCGTGCAGACCAAAGCTTGTGACCGCAGCGGCATTACATTGACCGCAATCACCCCGCAACCTGGTGGAAGGTATGCCCTCGACATACGTTTCTGTGCCGGGGCAGGCAACAACGGCAGTCAGTCAGGTGCGGATGACAACACCAGTACTTTCGCATTTTTTCTCTCTTCGAATGCCAATTTTGTTGGTCAGCCCTCCCATATTGTCAGTCCACAGACCGGCTATACCTATGAAGACACCCTCTTTGGTGGCGATTCCTTGTTGTATTTCAACCGCAACGAACTCAACGATGTTGCAAACGAACCTTGGGCCTGCATCTCCTCAACATGTGGACCTGTCCAAACGGTTTGCTACGACATCACTTTGATTACTGACGGATTGCCAGACTCTTTGTGGATGCGCGGTTTGGAGGCAGCCGGCAATATCTTGGGAGGTTGCTTCGGTCCTGACATGGTGGTATATCCGGCGAATGGCGGGTGCAGTATCCCTTTGAATGAAATCGTGTCCCATCCCCTCTGTCAGGGATCGACCGGGAGCATTGCCCTGAGTCCTTCAGGTGGAACGGCTCCCTACACCTACCTGTGGAGCAATGGCGCCACGACTTCGAGCATTTCGGGTCTGTCGCCGGGCACCTATGGCATCACAGTGACGGACGCAACCGGCTTGTGCCACAAAAGCACTTCCATTGTCGTCAATGCGCCAATTGCATTGGCTCTGAATTTGGGAGCCAACAGGACGGTTTACCGCGGCTATTCGCCACGGAGTTGCACCACATTGTCTGCAGTCCCGAGCAGTGGTGTTGGACCATTTACCTACCAATGGTCCAATGGCGCAACTTCTTCATCGGTAAATGTTTGCCCGACGGCGACCACCAATTATTTCGTCACTGTGACCGATGCCTGTGCAGCCACCATCACCGATGATGTGACGGTCAATGTAGTGGATGTGCGTTGTGGAAATAATCTCAACAAAGTGCTGCTTTGCCACAACGGTTCCACCTCGTGCGTGACGCAGTCACAAGTGGCGACCCACCTCAACCATGGTGACCTATTGGGCGGTTGCACAAACAAAGCCGGCCAACCAGAAGCAATTCTTTCACCAGAGGTGATGGAATTGAAGTTGACCGCATATCCAATCCCAGCGACCAATGCGCTCCATTTTCGAGTGAATTCGCCAGAATCTGGAACGATGACCTTGGAGGTCTTTGACTTGAAAGGTAAACGGATCGCAATCCAAACCGGGATCACGGCGGAAGTTGGTGGCGTTCACGAACTCAACTTGGATGTCTCGCAATGGACGGCAGGATTGTACTTTGCCCGCCTATGCCACTCGGCAAGCGGCTCCCAGAGCCTGAAGTTCACCGTCGTGGATTAA
- a CDS encoding NADH-quinone oxidoreductase subunit M, with protein MSADTANLLMNLMIVSPMIGVPLVLLMGNKQAKVTALLASCVPLVLSILVYIYYLDNSGLATADVGGNPNSTLNNYVLFSIGDWWFNIPGLDIKFMTGIDGISIYLVLLTTILFPLTIFFSWGSVDKMEKGYYALLLVLQVGVLGFFCSLDMVLFYIFFEMVLIPMYFLIGIWGGKERIYASIKFFLYTLVGSLLMLVAIIWVAIEAAPMAQLLYPDAPSILFTTDYHAILNANIPLGAQTWLFAAFALAFAIKVPLFPLHTWLPDAHTQAPTAGSVILAGVLLKMGTYGLVRFCLPFFPEASVDFAPLMCFLAVVGIIYGGMAAMVQTDVKRLVAYSSVSHLGFIVLGIFSFTPEALNGAVLQMVSHGITTGALFLMVGMIYDRRHTRMIADFQGLARQIPIFTLFFMITVLASVGLPGLNGFVGEFMILAGSFASNLVSDWWAVIAASGVIVAAVYLLWMFRRVMFGALDKEENRKVTDLTRNEIWVMIPLVLLMFYMGFNAGPFLKQIDNSSVVILKHIPGAGSTVRHSSGDATTAPTPVAENAH; from the coding sequence ATGTCGGCTGATACAGCGAATTTGTTGATGAACTTGATGATCGTGTCCCCCATGATTGGGGTTCCGCTCGTCCTCTTGATGGGTAACAAGCAAGCCAAGGTGACCGCCTTGCTCGCTTCTTGCGTGCCATTGGTACTCTCCATCTTGGTTTACATTTATTACCTCGACAACTCCGGTCTCGCAACGGCAGATGTCGGCGGAAATCCCAATTCGACGCTCAACAACTACGTGTTGTTCTCGATCGGCGATTGGTGGTTCAACATTCCAGGCTTGGATATCAAGTTCATGACCGGAATTGACGGCATTTCCATCTATTTGGTGCTGCTGACGACAATTCTCTTTCCACTCACGATTTTCTTCTCTTGGGGATCGGTGGACAAGATGGAAAAAGGCTACTACGCCCTTTTGCTGGTCTTGCAAGTGGGTGTCCTCGGCTTTTTCTGCTCGCTGGACATGGTGTTGTTTTACATTTTCTTCGAAATGGTGCTCATCCCGATGTACTTCTTGATCGGGATTTGGGGAGGCAAGGAGCGTATTTACGCCTCCATCAAGTTCTTCCTCTACACGTTGGTGGGTTCGCTGCTGATGTTGGTGGCGATCATCTGGGTGGCGATTGAAGCTGCTCCAATGGCACAGCTCCTTTATCCAGACGCACCTTCGATCCTCTTTACGACTGATTACCATGCCATTCTGAATGCAAACATCCCCTTGGGTGCTCAGACTTGGTTGTTTGCTGCCTTTGCATTGGCATTCGCCATCAAAGTGCCGCTTTTCCCTTTGCATACTTGGTTGCCCGATGCGCACACCCAAGCGCCTACCGCTGGTTCGGTGATCTTGGCGGGTGTTTTGCTGAAAATGGGAACCTACGGCTTGGTCCGTTTCTGCCTGCCATTCTTCCCTGAAGCCTCCGTGGACTTCGCTCCTTTGATGTGTTTCTTGGCAGTGGTCGGCATTATCTATGGTGGAATGGCCGCCATGGTGCAGACGGACGTGAAACGCTTGGTCGCTTATTCATCTGTCTCCCACTTGGGCTTCATTGTGTTGGGAATTTTCTCCTTCACCCCCGAAGCCTTGAATGGAGCCGTCCTTCAAATGGTGAGCCACGGTATCACCACTGGCGCTTTGTTCCTCATGGTCGGTATGATTTATGACCGTCGCCATACCCGTATGATCGCCGATTTCCAAGGTTTGGCCCGCCAAATTCCAATTTTCACCTTGTTTTTCATGATCACGGTGCTCGCCTCCGTCGGTCTGCCCGGCTTGAATGGGTTTGTGGGTGAATTCATGATTCTCGCAGGATCTTTCGCCTCCAACTTGGTCTCCGATTGGTGGGCTGTCATCGCCGCTTCCGGTGTGATTGTCGCTGCCGTTTACCTTCTGTGGATGTTCCGCCGGGTGATGTTTGGCGCATTGGACAAGGAAGAAAACCGCAAGGTGACCGACTTGACGCGCAATGAAATCTGGGTAATGATCCCCCTCGTCTTGCTGATGTTCTACATGGGCTTCAATGCAGGTCCATTCCTGAAGCAAATCGACAACAGCTCGGTGGTCATTTTGAAGCATATTCCCGGAGCAGGAAGCACCGTGCGCCACAGCAGTGGCGACGCCACTACCGCACCTACCCCTGTTGCTGAAAACGCACATTAA